The Gardnerella leopoldii genomic interval ACTACGTTCACCGTGCTCATTACGACTGCTGCGACCGTTACGCTCGTCACGCTCACTCTCACGCCCGCGCCCACTGCGTTGCCCACGTCCACGACCGCGACCACGACCCTTACGCTTCTGCTGCTCCGGCTCCGGCATACTCCAGCCTTCTTGAAGCTCAGCAGCTTCACCCACAATCTCATCTAAAACTAGCGAAGCAGGATTCACATCCTCAGCTTTCGCATGAATTCCAGCCTTGCGAAGCATCATATGGGCAGCGCGCTTTTGATTAGGAAGCACAAGCGTTACAACATCGCCTTCTTCACCAGCTCGAGCAGTGCGACCCGAACGATGCAAGAAAGACTTAGGATCCTCAGGAGGCTCAGTTTGCACAACTAATGCAACGTCGCTAATGTCAATACCTCGCGCAGCAACGTCCGTAGCAACCAACACACGTACCAAGCCTTCAGCAAACACAGCCAAATGACGATCTCGCTGATTCTGCGACAAATTACCTTGCAAATCGACTGCAGGAATACCTTGCTGCACAAATTTTTTCGCCATATTCTTCGCTTGATATTTCGTGCGCGTAAAGAATATAGAACGTTTCTTTCCGGAAGCAAGCTTTCGCAAAACTTCGTACTTATCCCCTGCTGACACAGCAAAAATATGATGCGTCATAGTATCAACTTGGCAATCAGCATCATCCACAGCATGGACGACAGCATTTGGAAGGAAACGCTCAACTAATGTAGAAACTTGCCTATCAAGCGTTGCAGAAAACAGCATGCGTTGACCATCTGGCGCAACTTGCTCAAGAAGTCTAGTAACAGCAGGAAGGAATCCCATATCCGCCATTTCGTCTGCTTCGTCGAGCACGCTAACCATTACTTTTTCAAGCGTAAGCGCTCCCTGACGCAGCAAATCTTCCAAACGACCAGGGCAAGCAAGCACAATCTGCGCGCCCTGCTTAAGCTGCGATACTTGGCGTTGGTATCTCACGCCTCCATACACTGTCACAGTGCGCATGCCATAAGCTGCAGCAAGCGGCGCTATTACGTCATCAATTTGATGCACAAGTTCACGAGTTGGAGCAAGAATTATTGCTCTAGGAGCAGGAATATCGCTAGACTCGCGTGACTTACGGTTTTTATCAGAATGAATTAAATCAACAAAATTCTCAGCTAAACGTGCAACAAGTGGAATAGAAAATGCTAATGTTTTACCGCTTCCTGTGCGACCTCGCCCTAGGATATTCGCGCCTTGTAAAGAATCGGGAAGCGTTGCTTGTTGAATTGGGAATGCAGTGGTTTTCCCATCCGCACGCAACACCTCTACTAAAGGCTCTGGAACGCCAAGTTGCGCAAAAGTTACATCGTCACGGTAATTTTCACGAGATTCAATGGCAGAGTCTGGAATAATTGTTGCGTTATGAGAATCTTGCTTTTGCTTTTTCGAAGTAGGGTGCAAAGATATTGCAGAATTTTGTTTTGTATTATGAGATTTTGCACTATTATGCTTAGCAACATTATTTTTATCAATATTATGCTTAGCAAAATCTTGTTCAGCATCCGCAATAGCTACTTCTTCATAACGCAAGGCTTTTTCGCGCGTCTTTTGACGAGCTTTTTCTGCTTTGCGATTGCGCTCCCTGCGTGAATTGAACTCGTGATTAGAACCATAATTTTTATGGCTCCCCTGATACTCAAAAGGATTGCGTTTTTCAGCTGATTTCCTAGTATTTTTGGCGCTTTTAGGCTTTTTTGTTTTATAACTATTTTTATTATTCGTATTGTTTATACTATTCGTATTTTTATCATTCTTGGTATTCTTCGCGCCTCGCTTTTGAGCGAACGCAGCATGATGAGTATGCGGCACAATAGCCTTTCGTAAAATATGTGTGTTCAAAACTTAAATTTCAAAACGTGAACTAATCGAGCCTAGCACACGCCTGGCACAATAACGGCAAATGTTGTCAAAAAGCGCCAAGACGCTCGCACCATAAGTGCTCGCTTCTGAGCTTGCATGGAAAGTCCAGTGGACTTTCCATGCAAGCTCACGCTCCGAGTTGCTTTCGCGCACTACGCTCCAAGCGCGAAAGCAGGTCGTCGCGCAAACGCCGTAAAAATCACCGGCAAATGTTTCTGCCAATAAATGAAAACAAAACTCAACTAGCGAGTGAGCTTACGGTGCAAGCGATGCGGACGAGCAGCTTCCTCACCCAAGCGCGCAATCTTATTTTCTTCGTAAGCTTGGAAGTTACCTTCGAACCAGTACCATTTTGCAGGATTCTCGTCGTCGCCTTCCCAAGCAAGAATATGCGTTGCAACTCTGTCGAGGAACCAACGATCGTGTGAAACCACAACAGCGCAGCCTGGGAAATCAAGTAAAGCGTTTTCCAAGCTTTCCAAAGTCTCAACATCCAAATCGTTAGTAGGCTCATCGAGGAGCAGCAAGTTTCCACCCTGCTTAAGAGTCAAAGCCAAGTTCAAACGGTTACGTTCACCGCCAGAAAGCACTCCCGTAAGTTTCTGCTGATCCGAACCTTTAAATCCAAAGCTTGCAACATATGCGCGAGTAGGAATTTCAACGCCTGCAACCTCAATAAAATCGAGTCCGCCTGAAACAGCTTCCCACAAGTTCTTATTAGGATCCAATCCTGCACGATTCTGATCCACGTAAGAAATCTTCACAGTGTCTCCAACAATCAACTCGCCACCAGAAAGAGGCTCCAAGCCCACAATCGTCTTGAACAGCGTAGATTTACCAACGCCGTTTGGACCAATCACGCCAACAATACCGTTACGAGGCAAAGTAAACGACAAGTCGTCGATTAGCACACGGTCGCCAAAAGCCTTGTGAATATGCTTTGCTTCCAAAACTTGCGAGCCCAAACGTGGACCTGCTGGAATTTGAATTTCAGAGAAATCAAGCTTCTTGGAATTACGTGCCTCTTGCTCCATTTGGTCGTAACGTTCCAAACGAGCCTTGTTCTTAGCCTGACGTGCCTTCGGTGAGCTACGCACCCAATCAAGCTCATTCTTCAAACGCTTAGCAAGCTTAGCATCCTTGGCACCCTGGATTTCCATACGCTTTGCTTTAGTTTCCAAATACGTTGAGTAATTGCCCTTATATGGATAAAGCTGACCACGGTCAACTTCGCAAATCCACTCTGCAACATTATCCATAAAGTAGCGATCGTGCGTAACAGCAATAACAGCACCCTCGTACTTGTGCAAGAACTGTTCAAGCCACAAAATAGATTCCGCATCCAAATGGTTAGTAGGCTCGTCCAAAAGTAGCAAATCTGGAGCTTCAAGAAGAAGCTTACACAATGCCACTCGACGCCTTTCACCACCAGAGCACACAGAAACAGGAGAATCCGGGTCTGGGCATTGCAAAGCGTCCATAGCTTGCTCAAGCTGCG includes:
- a CDS encoding DEAD/DEAH box helicase, translating into MPHTHHAAFAQKRGAKNTKNDKNTNSINNTNNKNSYKTKKPKSAKNTRKSAEKRNPFEYQGSHKNYGSNHEFNSRRERNRKAEKARQKTREKALRYEEVAIADAEQDFAKHNIDKNNVAKHNSAKSHNTKQNSAISLHPTSKKQKQDSHNATIIPDSAIESRENYRDDVTFAQLGVPEPLVEVLRADGKTTAFPIQQATLPDSLQGANILGRGRTGSGKTLAFSIPLVARLAENFVDLIHSDKNRKSRESSDIPAPRAIILAPTRELVHQIDDVIAPLAAAYGMRTVTVYGGVRYQRQVSQLKQGAQIVLACPGRLEDLLRQGALTLEKVMVSVLDEADEMADMGFLPAVTRLLEQVAPDGQRMLFSATLDRQVSTLVERFLPNAVVHAVDDADCQVDTMTHHIFAVSAGDKYEVLRKLASGKKRSIFFTRTKYQAKNMAKKFVQQGIPAVDLQGNLSQNQRDRHLAVFAEGLVRVLVATDVAARGIDISDVALVVQTEPPEDPKSFLHRSGRTARAGEEGDVVTLVLPNQKRAAHMMLRKAGIHAKAEDVNPASLVLDEIVGEAAELQEGWSMPEPEQQKRKGRGRGRGRGQRSGRGRESERDERNGRSSRNEHGERSERNERSWRGKRGERGSRVHHFGR
- the ettA gene encoding energy-dependent translational throttle protein EttA; its protein translation is MAEFIYQMIKARKSYGDRVILDDVTLSFLPGAKIGVVGPNGMGKSTLLKIMAGLENVTNGEASLTPGYTVGILQQEPPLDDTKTVGENIKMAFGEIAQKVARFNQIGEEMANPDADFDALMEEMGKLQTEIDAANGWDLDSQLEQAMDALQCPDPDSPVSVCSGGERRRVALCKLLLEAPDLLLLDEPTNHLDAESILWLEQFLHKYEGAVIAVTHDRYFMDNVAEWICEVDRGQLYPYKGNYSTYLETKAKRMEIQGAKDAKLAKRLKNELDWVRSSPKARQAKNKARLERYDQMEQEARNSKKLDFSEIQIPAGPRLGSQVLEAKHIHKAFGDRVLIDDLSFTLPRNGIVGVIGPNGVGKSTLFKTIVGLEPLSGGELIVGDTVKISYVDQNRAGLDPNKNLWEAVSGGLDFIEVAGVEIPTRAYVASFGFKGSDQQKLTGVLSGGERNRLNLALTLKQGGNLLLLDEPTNDLDVETLESLENALLDFPGCAVVVSHDRWFLDRVATHILAWEGDDENPAKWYWFEGNFQAYEENKIARLGEEAARPHRLHRKLTR